One window from the genome of Cyclobacterium amurskyense encodes:
- the hemC gene encoding hydroxymethylbilane synthase, with the protein MKSIRIGTRGSKLALFQANYVADLLNKNGLSTTIIPIETKGDKVLDVSISKIGSKGVFTEELEAKLAIGEIDIAVHSAKDLPSRLPEGFETIAFTEREKVNDIIISHKDDFPDLADTSKPIVLGTSATRRVATLKYFYPHVKTVDVRGNLQTRVGKMESGICDGLLLAYAGVHRMGYDNLIRKELPITEFIPAVGQGSIGVEIHEGLDPSLKTIIESAVNHPRSAACLKAERSFLRILEGGCSIPAFALAQWEGDTLTLEGGLMQIDGKERLFASFSGKEEDAVFLGEKLAENIKSQGGDQLLKEIKQRLNG; encoded by the coding sequence ATGAAATCAATAAGAATAGGAACAAGAGGAAGCAAACTCGCTTTGTTTCAGGCCAATTATGTGGCAGATTTATTAAACAAAAATGGTTTATCCACTACCATAATACCTATAGAGACAAAAGGAGACAAGGTACTAGATGTCTCCATTTCAAAAATAGGAAGCAAAGGAGTTTTCACAGAGGAATTAGAAGCCAAACTGGCAATTGGAGAAATAGATATTGCCGTTCACAGCGCCAAAGATTTACCATCGCGCCTTCCTGAAGGCTTTGAAACCATCGCCTTTACTGAAAGGGAAAAAGTCAACGATATTATTATCAGCCATAAAGACGATTTTCCAGATTTAGCAGACACTAGTAAGCCTATAGTACTCGGAACATCAGCTACTAGAAGGGTGGCTACCTTAAAGTACTTTTACCCTCATGTCAAAACCGTTGATGTTAGAGGCAACCTACAAACGCGAGTAGGCAAAATGGAAAGTGGGATTTGCGACGGCTTACTCTTGGCTTACGCAGGAGTGCATCGCATGGGATACGACAACCTAATCAGGAAAGAGTTACCTATCACTGAATTTATCCCTGCCGTAGGACAGGGAAGTATTGGTGTAGAAATTCATGAAGGACTAGATCCAAGCCTGAAGACCATAATAGAATCTGCAGTCAATCATCCAAGGTCTGCAGCCTGCTTAAAGGCCGAAAGAAGCTTTTTAAGAATACTAGAAGGGGGTTGCAGCATTCCTGCTTTTGCCCTAGCTCAATGGGAAGGCGACACTTTAACCCTTGAAGGTGGATTAATGCAGATTGATGGCAAAGAGCGACTTTTCGCCTCTTTTAGTGGCAAAGAAGAAGACGCCGTATTCCTAGGTGAAAAATTAGCAGAAAACATTAAATCCCAGGGTGGGGACCAGTTATTAAAGGAAATTAAGCAGAGATTAAATGGCTAA
- a CDS encoding porin family protein encodes MRRIPIIAFFLIQFCSYSPLLAQEFSIGPKIGISQGNITVNGTSFSSGNEKMGYHAGLFARLGGNHIFIQPEILYTNSGGEFIRTQGNHTVSYTAKFDKVDVPIMAGFKIAEFFRLQAGPTIAFILDSDLSSNASLPVKPDYNKATIAYQAGIGLDIANFILDLKYEGPLGKIAKSYVRLPTDQRQNQIILSLGIRLF; translated from the coding sequence ATGAGACGGATACCCATAATCGCCTTCTTCCTCATCCAATTTTGCTCCTATTCACCCCTACTAGCACAAGAGTTTTCCATCGGCCCAAAGATCGGGATTTCTCAAGGAAACATCACAGTAAACGGCACCTCTTTTAGTAGTGGTAATGAAAAAATGGGATATCACGCCGGCCTTTTCGCAAGACTTGGAGGCAATCATATTTTCATCCAACCGGAAATACTTTATACCAATTCAGGAGGAGAATTTATCAGAACGCAGGGAAACCACACAGTAAGTTATACTGCCAAATTTGATAAAGTCGATGTGCCAATAATGGCGGGATTTAAAATTGCAGAGTTCTTTAGATTACAGGCTGGACCTACAATAGCTTTTATCTTAGACAGCGACTTGTCATCAAATGCTTCCCTACCTGTAAAGCCAGACTACAACAAAGCGACAATAGCCTATCAGGCTGGAATAGGTTTGGACATTGCCAATTTTATCTTGGATTTGAAATACGAAGGGCCTTTGGGCAAAATTGCCAAATCCTATGTGCGCCTACCAACAGATCAGAGACAAAATCAAATAATCCTCTCTCTTGGCATCCGACTTTTTTGA
- a CDS encoding sodium-dependent transporter: protein MQKSSKTPSRGQWGSSFGFIMAAGGSAVGLGNIWRFPYITGQNGGGAFVFVYLVCVLLIGLPLLLNEIALGRKSGKNPVGAIKETGGNRFWQSSGVLCVVVCFAVLSYYSVIAGWTIGYIFTELINIPIDFEVFIQTPHYVIPLCMIFILLTISVVLGGISGGIEKAAKFLMPVLFLIIILIAARSITLPGASKGLEYYLSPDFSKINGKVVLSALGQAFFSLSVGWGLMITFGSYLPKSNNIIKSSAWIAGMDSTVALMGGLMIFPALFALLPGVSPDEGPALVFNVLPRVFDQIEPFGNIIGGLFFLLLLVAALTSSISMLEVPVAYFIDERKWSRKRAAWTIGIAAMFLSIPSSLASVKGNFFNVMHINFFGNDIIGFFNLMDFFFGTLAIVVICLMLSLYSGWIKKVSVFASELSMGAPSFEGFPAKAWMFFIKWICPIVIIFVLLNMVGVFGEPGEGG, encoded by the coding sequence ATGCAAAAATCTAGTAAAACCCCATCTCGAGGACAATGGGGATCATCATTTGGTTTTATCATGGCTGCCGGCGGATCGGCCGTTGGATTAGGTAACATTTGGAGATTCCCCTATATAACTGGCCAAAATGGTGGCGGTGCATTCGTCTTTGTCTACTTGGTTTGCGTCCTCCTAATAGGACTTCCTTTACTTCTAAATGAAATTGCCTTAGGTAGAAAGTCAGGAAAAAACCCTGTAGGTGCTATCAAAGAAACTGGAGGAAATAGGTTCTGGCAATCCTCAGGGGTATTGTGTGTGGTAGTTTGTTTTGCCGTACTTAGCTATTATTCAGTAATTGCAGGTTGGACTATTGGGTACATATTTACTGAACTAATAAACATCCCCATTGATTTTGAGGTTTTTATTCAGACACCTCATTATGTGATTCCTCTTTGCATGATTTTCATACTATTAACCATTAGTGTGGTTCTAGGTGGGATTTCAGGTGGGATTGAAAAAGCGGCTAAATTTCTAATGCCCGTATTGTTTCTAATTATCATCCTTATCGCTGCAAGGTCAATTACACTACCTGGAGCATCAAAAGGCCTAGAATATTACCTTTCTCCAGACTTTAGCAAAATAAATGGCAAAGTGGTTTTATCTGCTCTTGGACAAGCTTTCTTTAGTTTGTCTGTAGGTTGGGGACTGATGATAACTTTTGGATCGTACCTACCGAAAAGCAATAACATCATCAAGTCTTCTGCCTGGATAGCCGGAATGGACAGCACCGTGGCACTTATGGGAGGTTTAATGATTTTCCCTGCACTATTTGCTTTATTACCAGGTGTGAGCCCAGATGAAGGACCTGCTTTGGTTTTCAATGTTTTACCAAGAGTTTTTGATCAAATTGAACCATTCGGAAATATTATTGGAGGTTTGTTTTTCTTACTCTTATTGGTCGCTGCACTCACCTCTAGTATTTCCATGCTTGAGGTTCCTGTCGCCTATTTTATAGATGAAAGAAAATGGTCAAGAAAAAGGGCAGCTTGGACAATCGGTATAGCCGCAATGTTTTTAAGTATTCCTTCTTCCCTGGCATCTGTTAAAGGAAACTTCTTTAACGTTATGCACATCAACTTCTTTGGTAATGATATCATAGGCTTCTTTAATCTTATGGATTTCTTCTTTGGAACTTTAGCCATTGTAGTGATTTGCTTAATGCTAAGTCTTTACTCCGGCTGGATTAAAAAAGTCAGCGTTTTTGCTTCAGAACTTTCCATGGGCGCTCCTTCATTTGAAGGCTTTCCAGCAAAGGCTTGGATGTTTTTTATCAAATGGATCTGTCCCATCGTGATAATATTTGTATTACTCAATATGGTAGGTGTATTCGGAGAACCTGGAGAAGGAGGATGA
- a CDS encoding peptidylprolyl isomerase encodes MAKYSLIRIITGAILILFAGSCATEKDYLITIDTNYGKMYAILYDETPAHKENFIDLASSGRYDSTSFYRIIEDFMIQGGDVFNKEGLDQEDWYTLPAEFNENLIHEKGSIAAARQGDNINPEMRSSGCQFYIVEGKVYDDTSLTTDIRKLQKAFSKYLQLDSNTELRNKYSELYQKGEYDSINSLMLSNKIVLEKFFNLNLGLDKRKNQIQAYTTVGGTPHLDDTYTVFGKVIKGLDVLDDISSLETRGNDLPVEPVYMKVNVELVSKKKIAKEYGYQYPQE; translated from the coding sequence ATGGCTAAATATTCATTAATAAGAATAATCACGGGTGCAATATTAATTCTATTTGCAGGCTCATGCGCTACAGAAAAGGACTATCTTATTACCATTGACACTAACTATGGTAAGATGTATGCCATTCTCTACGATGAAACACCAGCGCATAAGGAGAACTTTATCGATCTAGCAAGCTCAGGAAGGTACGATTCAACCTCTTTTTATAGAATCATTGAGGATTTTATGATTCAAGGAGGAGATGTATTCAATAAGGAAGGCTTGGACCAGGAAGACTGGTACACTCTCCCTGCTGAATTCAATGAAAACCTGATCCATGAAAAAGGCAGTATCGCAGCGGCAAGACAAGGTGACAACATTAACCCAGAAATGAGATCAAGTGGTTGTCAGTTTTATATAGTAGAAGGTAAAGTTTATGATGATACTAGCCTAACAACGGATATTAGGAAACTTCAGAAAGCATTCTCAAAATACCTCCAACTGGACAGCAATACTGAATTAAGAAATAAATACAGTGAACTTTATCAAAAAGGCGAATATGATAGCATAAATTCCTTAATGCTTTCCAATAAAATAGTGTTGGAAAAATTTTTTAACTTAAATTTGGGATTAGACAAAAGAAAAAATCAGATTCAAGCTTATACTACTGTAGGAGGAACCCCCCACTTGGATGACACCTATACTGTTTTTGGAAAGGTAATAAAAGGACTGGATGTTCTAGACGATATTTCATCGTTGGAAACAAGGGGCAATGATTTGCCTGTAGAACCAGTATACATGAAAGTAAATGTAGAATTAGTATCTAAAAAGAAAATCGCAAAAGAATATGGATATCAATATCCTCAAGAGTAA
- a CDS encoding type B 50S ribosomal protein L31 has translation MKKEIHPNYREVVFLDTSSDYKFITKSTIETNDTITWENGEDYPLVKVEVSSASHPFYTGKKMLLDTAGRVEKFNRRYKKN, from the coding sequence ATGAAAAAAGAAATCCATCCAAATTACAGAGAAGTAGTTTTCTTAGACACTTCAAGTGATTATAAATTTATCACCAAGTCTACCATTGAAACCAATGACACCATCACTTGGGAAAATGGCGAAGACTATCCATTGGTAAAGGTAGAGGTTAGCTCTGCATCTCACCCGTTCTATACTGGTAAGAAAATGCTATTGGATACTGCTGGTAGAGTAGAGAAATTTAATAGAAGATATAAGAAAAATTAA
- a CDS encoding putative sugar nucleotidyl transferase, translating to MDDIVLFDDPKSRGNLLPFTFTRPIAEIRVGIFKISEKWQSLLHAKNLGFLTQQYLQPKFQALNVKALYINGALCPDEDLVIAINSLKENEALWHQDTLLASFFESPEQFHSDHLPDKKRIDFEGEIRLLSRTWQIFQWNGDEIRKDFNIITKRRVSWGTDDPHTHMYNEPAIFIENGAKVRAAILNAINGPIYIGKNTEVSEGAMIRGPFALCEGATISMGAKIRENTTVGPACKVGGEVSNSVFFGYSNKSHDGYIGNSVVGEWCNLGANTVVSNMKNNLMPVKIWDYTKGGYGDTGLQFCGSMVADHTKLGIGTTLNTGTVVGVGSNVFGEGFPRKFVSSFAWGGGASGFSTFKLMKFEETAQKVMALKGMEFDENERAILQKVFEVTRPYRIWDKEF from the coding sequence ATGGACGATATTGTTTTATTTGATGACCCGAAAAGTAGAGGTAATCTTTTACCTTTTACATTCACCCGCCCTATAGCAGAAATAAGGGTTGGAATTTTTAAAATTAGTGAAAAATGGCAATCCTTACTCCACGCCAAAAACCTAGGATTCCTGACTCAGCAATACCTGCAACCTAAATTCCAAGCACTGAATGTCAAGGCTTTGTATATAAACGGGGCCTTATGCCCTGATGAAGATCTGGTAATCGCCATCAATTCACTTAAAGAAAATGAGGCCCTATGGCACCAAGACACTTTATTGGCTTCCTTTTTTGAAAGTCCGGAGCAATTTCATAGTGATCATTTGCCTGACAAAAAACGCATTGACTTTGAAGGTGAAATCAGACTTCTTAGCAGGACATGGCAGATTTTTCAGTGGAATGGAGATGAAATCAGAAAAGACTTTAACATTATCACAAAGCGAAGGGTATCATGGGGGACTGATGACCCTCATACCCATATGTACAATGAGCCAGCCATTTTCATAGAAAATGGAGCCAAAGTACGAGCTGCTATTTTGAATGCTATCAACGGCCCTATCTATATAGGGAAAAACACAGAGGTTTCAGAAGGAGCGATGATCAGAGGGCCTTTCGCCTTATGCGAAGGAGCGACCATAAGTATGGGAGCCAAAATCCGAGAAAACACAACAGTTGGACCAGCCTGTAAAGTAGGCGGTGAGGTATCCAATTCGGTTTTTTTCGGATACAGTAATAAATCCCATGATGGCTACATCGGAAATAGCGTAGTCGGCGAGTGGTGTAATCTAGGAGCCAACACCGTGGTTTCAAATATGAAAAACAACCTAATGCCCGTGAAAATCTGGGATTACACCAAAGGTGGATATGGAGACACAGGGCTACAGTTTTGTGGTTCTATGGTGGCGGACCATACCAAATTAGGGATAGGCACTACGCTGAATACCGGCACTGTAGTAGGTGTTGGATCAAATGTATTTGGAGAAGGGTTTCCCCGAAAATTTGTCTCTTCTTTTGCCTGGGGTGGCGGAGCTTCAGGTTTTAGCACATTTAAACTCATGAAATTCGAAGAAACAGCCCAAAAAGTAATGGCTTTGAAAGGAATGGAGTTTGACGAAAATGAAAGAGCAATACTTCAAAAGGTATTTGAAGTTACCAGACCTTATAGGATATGGGACAAAGAATTTTAA
- a CDS encoding bactofilin family protein: MKFGSSKQQNKEANVGKVTVLSLGFELTGDIISKSDIRADGILVGSIRTDKKVVVGEKASITGDIIAEEISINGEVVGDLYIKGDTTVYSNAKVSGNIITSAIHIHKGAQINSGVQVVEPKAVDEASKSSKINSVSREELYSMLDEKTAEKKEAPVKPIAKPQVRTYTTDTSSGMDDGNKDLPRTW, translated from the coding sequence ATGAAATTCGGATCCAGCAAGCAACAGAATAAAGAAGCCAATGTAGGTAAAGTGACCGTTTTATCATTGGGTTTCGAACTTACAGGTGATATTATTTCCAAAAGTGATATCAGAGCAGATGGTATACTCGTAGGCAGTATTCGAACAGATAAAAAGGTGGTAGTTGGAGAAAAAGCTTCCATTACAGGAGATATAATCGCAGAAGAAATCAGCATCAATGGTGAAGTTGTTGGTGATTTATATATTAAAGGTGACACAACTGTTTATTCCAATGCAAAGGTATCTGGTAATATTATTACGAGCGCTATTCACATTCACAAAGGAGCTCAAATCAATAGTGGGGTACAGGTAGTGGAACCTAAAGCTGTAGATGAAGCGTCTAAGTCCAGCAAGATCAACTCAGTGAGTAGAGAAGAACTTTACTCTATGTTGGATGAAAAAACGGCTGAGAAAAAAGAAGCCCCTGTGAAACCAATTGCAAAACCACAGGTAAGAACTTACACCACTGATACTTCTTCTGGAATGGATGATGGCAATAAGGATCTTCCCAGAACTTGGTAG
- a CDS encoding SDR family oxidoreductase: MDINILKSKKPKILITGANGLLGQKIIKEILIEGKYDAIATGRGDCRLPTEWDGYIYEEMDITNLKDVIDVFRVYSPDYVIHAASMTDVDRCEVNRHDCFEQNVTATLNIMKGSELAKSHLIFISTDFIFDGKNGPYDELAKPNPLNYYGKTKIETEIALQDYKYNWAIVRTNLVYGIAHDMSRSNIILWVKKGLEQNKELSLVDDQFRTPTLAEDLANGCLLIVEKNATGVFNISGDELLTPYDMAMMTANFFDLSIEGIKKTDSSIFAQVAARPLKTGLDISKAKNILGFKPKTFKEGIAILAKQIKLANYKL, translated from the coding sequence ATGGATATCAATATCCTCAAGAGTAAAAAACCGAAAATACTGATTACCGGAGCGAATGGTCTATTGGGACAGAAAATCATAAAAGAAATACTTATTGAAGGAAAATATGATGCCATAGCCACCGGTAGAGGGGATTGTCGTTTGCCTACAGAATGGGATGGGTACATTTACGAAGAAATGGACATCACCAATCTTAAAGATGTGATAGACGTTTTTAGGGTTTATTCGCCTGATTACGTCATTCATGCCGCTTCTATGACGGATGTCGACAGATGCGAAGTCAATAGACATGACTGCTTTGAGCAAAATGTTACTGCCACATTAAACATCATGAAAGGCAGCGAATTGGCAAAATCTCATTTGATATTTATTTCTACAGATTTTATTTTTGACGGTAAAAATGGTCCATACGATGAATTGGCAAAGCCTAATCCATTGAATTACTACGGTAAAACAAAAATAGAAACTGAAATTGCCCTTCAGGATTATAAATACAATTGGGCCATAGTCAGGACAAATTTAGTTTATGGAATTGCCCATGACATGAGTCGTTCAAACATCATCCTATGGGTCAAAAAAGGCCTGGAACAAAACAAGGAACTAAGTCTTGTTGATGATCAGTTCAGAACCCCCACCCTTGCGGAGGATTTAGCGAATGGTTGTTTACTTATTGTAGAAAAAAATGCTACTGGGGTATTCAATATTTCAGGAGATGAATTACTAACACCTTATGATATGGCCATGATGACGGCCAATTTTTTTGATTTAAGTATTGAAGGAATAAAGAAAACAGATTCCAGCATTTTTGCTCAAGTTGCTGCCCGACCTTTAAAAACCGGGCTGGATATTTCAAAAGCAAAAAACATTTTGGGCTTCAAACCCAAAACTTTCAAAGAAGGGATTGCAATTTTAGCAAAACAAATTAAATTAGCTAATTATAAATTGTAA
- the rimK gene encoding 30S ribosomal protein S6--L-glutamate ligase, which produces MKIAVLSRNPQLYSTRRLMKAIQEAGHEALVIDHSACDLVIEQTGPYIIYKGEKLKGIDAIIPRIGASVTFYGTAVVRQFELMGVFSVIESQAIVRSRDKLRSLQILSREGLGMPKTAFTNFSKGGEKQIVEMVGGAPLIIKLLEGTQGLGVVLAETKKAGQSVIEAFHGLKARIIVQEFIKEAKGADIRAFVVNNKVVGAMKRQGAEGEFRSNLHRGGKAEVIKLSRAEKSAALNAAKALGLSVAGVDLLQSDRGPLILEVNSSPGLEGIEKATGIDIAGNIVSFIENSVQKKNAKRKSDS; this is translated from the coding sequence ATGAAAATAGCCGTATTATCTAGAAATCCACAACTATATTCCACGAGGCGGCTTATGAAAGCCATCCAAGAGGCTGGGCATGAAGCCTTAGTTATTGACCATTCAGCTTGTGATTTGGTCATTGAACAAACCGGTCCTTACATTATATATAAAGGTGAGAAGCTGAAAGGAATTGATGCCATTATCCCTAGAATAGGCGCTTCAGTCACTTTTTACGGCACAGCTGTGGTCAGGCAATTTGAACTGATGGGTGTGTTTTCTGTAATTGAATCTCAGGCAATTGTTCGGAGTCGTGATAAATTACGCTCCCTTCAAATCCTTTCCCGTGAAGGCTTAGGCATGCCCAAAACTGCATTCACCAACTTTTCTAAAGGTGGTGAAAAACAAATTGTAGAAATGGTGGGAGGCGCTCCTCTGATTATAAAATTACTTGAAGGCACGCAAGGCCTGGGTGTTGTTTTAGCTGAAACAAAAAAGGCTGGACAATCGGTAATAGAAGCCTTTCATGGACTGAAAGCACGCATCATTGTTCAGGAGTTTATAAAAGAAGCAAAAGGAGCTGACATAAGGGCTTTTGTAGTGAACAATAAGGTGGTTGGAGCAATGAAAAGACAAGGAGCTGAAGGAGAATTTCGTTCCAACCTACACAGAGGAGGGAAAGCAGAGGTAATCAAGCTTTCTCGTGCTGAAAAATCCGCAGCTCTCAATGCCGCCAAGGCTCTTGGGCTTTCTGTTGCAGGGGTAGACCTATTGCAATCAGACCGTGGCCCCTTGATTCTGGAAGTGAATAGCTCACCAGGTTTGGAAGGGATAGAAAAGGCAACAGGAATTGACATTGCAGGAAACATCGTTTCGTTTATTGAAAATTCTGTTCAGAAAAAAAACGCAAAAAGGAAATCGGACTCATAA
- a CDS encoding DNA polymerase III subunit: MLFSSIPGLGETKVKLIKAIQNDHLAHALLFHGKEGSPNLPLVLALATYINCADPGEDDACGKCPSCLKMEKLVHPDLNFAMPLPAAKKSKSDEDEVMDLLSSWRSFVLKNPYGNLQDWNYHLAINKPLSISKAAAKQIVKTLSLKSFEGGYKMMLIWAPETMNASAANALLKILEEPPAKTLFLMVCQQPESLLTTILSRTQKIHVRNFTDEEIQDFLVEKGLSTTVAAQQIAPLADGNLREAILLSQNIEDKNTLIFRDWLRNCYSVKIQELVNFAEQITTFSKEGQRSLLLTGINVIRESLLNRSQLSELMRTSDEDRDFIQKFSSAVLNDDKLTKMYTALNDAHYHIERNANPKILFLDLAFNLARIIKAA, translated from the coding sequence ATGCTTTTTTCATCCATCCCCGGACTTGGGGAAACGAAAGTCAAATTAATAAAGGCAATCCAAAACGACCATCTGGCCCATGCTTTACTCTTCCATGGAAAAGAGGGGAGCCCAAACCTCCCATTGGTTTTGGCACTGGCCACCTACATCAACTGTGCTGATCCTGGAGAGGATGATGCATGTGGAAAATGTCCCTCATGCCTAAAAATGGAAAAGTTAGTACATCCAGACCTTAATTTTGCCATGCCTCTGCCTGCGGCAAAGAAAAGCAAGAGTGATGAGGATGAAGTAATGGATCTGCTTTCCTCTTGGCGTTCATTTGTTCTAAAAAACCCTTATGGAAATCTTCAGGATTGGAATTACCATCTGGCTATCAATAAACCATTGAGTATTTCAAAAGCGGCAGCCAAGCAGATCGTTAAAACACTGTCTTTAAAATCTTTTGAAGGTGGCTATAAAATGATGCTCATTTGGGCTCCTGAGACTATGAATGCCTCCGCAGCCAATGCCCTGCTCAAAATATTGGAAGAGCCTCCTGCCAAAACACTCTTCCTTATGGTTTGTCAACAGCCGGAAAGCCTTCTTACCACCATTCTCTCAAGGACACAGAAGATACATGTAAGGAATTTTACAGACGAAGAAATTCAGGATTTCTTGGTTGAAAAAGGCTTATCTACTACAGTGGCTGCACAGCAAATTGCTCCCTTGGCTGACGGGAATTTAAGGGAAGCGATTTTACTTTCTCAAAATATCGAGGATAAAAACACATTAATATTTAGAGATTGGCTTAGGAACTGCTATTCAGTTAAAATTCAAGAGCTGGTAAATTTCGCAGAACAAATCACCACTTTCTCAAAGGAAGGACAAAGGTCCCTGCTTTTGACAGGCATTAATGTGATACGGGAGTCTTTACTAAACAGATCTCAGCTTAGTGAGTTAATGCGGACAAGTGATGAAGACCGAGATTTTATACAGAAATTCAGCAGTGCTGTATTGAATGATGACAAGCTTACTAAAATGTATACGGCATTAAATGATGCACATTACCATATTGAGAGAAATGCAAATCCTAAAATCCTCTTTTTAGATCTGGCATTCAATTTAGCACGGATTATCAAAGCTGCATAA
- a CDS encoding ParM/StbA family protein: MKIISMIEVIKYPSVLESSNLELRNVARDLVSGLKIYHDNIGYLVGDLALSEGTSPHRNINSSPEENDYRIFLKAGLLLASQKLGSPITVTTGFPFSTFQVFKENAYRLLENEHIIEYDTQTFGGGGKKKMAVEVDRVAVIPEVVGCSMAVRQLYNDAPKNFFMISLGYGTMEAILSTEGGLVQRSSVSTFGLRYAINLITRELQKDNYLDLKTEHQIDQYFSEGTIILNRKRLDLKELRKQVITQYYNDVISPSLRKAFSDSDFAKSGDIYLAGGGANYSELVNLFKDEFDGLLNVHVPESPEQMASIGYCFNSLAINGGAKDKAVGLDLGNSSTILTTFKQEKGD; encoded by the coding sequence ATAAAAATAATTTCCATGATAGAAGTAATAAAGTACCCAAGTGTATTGGAAAGTAGTAATCTCGAACTTAGGAATGTAGCAAGAGATTTAGTTTCAGGGCTTAAGATATATCACGACAACATAGGATATTTAGTTGGGGATTTGGCTTTATCCGAAGGTACATCTCCTCATAGAAATATCAACAGTTCTCCTGAAGAAAATGACTATAGAATTTTTTTAAAAGCGGGCTTATTATTAGCTTCTCAAAAATTGGGTAGCCCGATTACTGTTACAACAGGATTTCCTTTTTCTACCTTTCAGGTGTTTAAGGAGAATGCCTACAGATTATTAGAAAATGAGCATATTATAGAGTATGATACCCAGACCTTTGGTGGAGGCGGTAAGAAAAAAATGGCTGTAGAGGTAGATAGAGTAGCTGTTATTCCAGAGGTAGTAGGATGTAGTATGGCTGTAAGGCAACTGTACAATGATGCTCCGAAAAACTTTTTCATGATCAGTTTGGGATATGGTACTATGGAGGCCATTTTAAGTACAGAAGGAGGATTGGTTCAGAGATCCAGTGTTTCTACTTTTGGCCTTAGGTATGCGATAAACCTAATTACTAGGGAACTTCAAAAAGACAATTATCTGGATCTGAAAACTGAACATCAAATTGATCAATATTTCAGTGAAGGAACGATCATACTAAACAGAAAACGTTTAGATCTAAAAGAACTTAGAAAGCAGGTAATTACTCAGTATTATAATGATGTGATTTCACCTTCTTTGAGAAAGGCATTTTCTGATAGCGATTTTGCTAAGTCAGGAGACATTTATTTAGCTGGGGGTGGAGCAAACTACAGTGAACTTGTTAATTTGTTTAAGGATGAATTTGATGGGTTATTGAATGTTCACGTTCCTGAATCTCCTGAGCAAATGGCATCCATAGGTTATTGCTTCAATAGCCTTGCTATCAATGGGGGAGCAAAAGATAAAGCAGTAGGGCTTGATTTAGGTAACAGTTCTACTATACTTACTACTTTTAAACAAGAAAAAGGAGATTGA
- a CDS encoding ATP-dependent zinc protease family protein, giving the protein MEKIIIGRKETIDLPEWGIKAINAKVDTGAYNCSIHVSSVEEVEVDNKKTLEIILLAPGDKGYTGEKINISNYKVKKVKNSFGHIEKRFLIHTTLTLGNHNCQAAFTLSDRAKMKNAVLIGRKVLKGRFLVDVEKVNRTGQAKK; this is encoded by the coding sequence ATGGAAAAAATAATTATTGGGAGAAAAGAAACAATAGATCTTCCAGAATGGGGAATTAAAGCGATCAATGCCAAAGTAGACACAGGAGCTTATAATTGTTCCATTCATGTTTCTTCTGTAGAAGAGGTGGAAGTTGACAATAAAAAAACACTGGAAATCATCCTATTGGCCCCTGGAGACAAGGGCTATACAGGAGAGAAAATAAATATTAGTAATTATAAAGTAAAAAAAGTAAAAAACTCCTTTGGTCACATTGAGAAGCGATTTTTAATCCATACTACCTTAACCCTCGGGAACCACAATTGCCAAGCGGCTTTTACACTTTCTGATCGTGCCAAAATGAAAAATGCTGTATTAATAGGGAGAAAAGTCCTTAAAGGCAGATTTTTGGTAGATGTTGAGAAGGTAAATCGTACTGGCCAGGCAAAAAAATAA